acaataattttttaaattattttaatttcttaaaaaaaaaaaaaagtggtaaCAAGAAAATAACCACCGGTTAGTTAAATTTGTTACCAAGGCGCCACATTACTAAACATGTGAACCTCTCAGTAAATCGTTGGTTAATATATGGTAACTAACGCGCCATAAATAGGAGCGTGTACACGCGCTATTCCAAAGGGCATAAtagtattttcctttttctttttctttttctgttgtctaattatttatttccttttttttaatatttttttcctattttagtaTAAAATCATTATTGTCTTGTCACTTCACCTATGTTGTACAACCCTATCAtccacaaaatatatttttttttaactttttggaTAATAAGAAATCTCTATAATCTTTGTCACGATATTTGAATTTCGGGTAAACATTTTATGGCATcgagtatattttttattatataatagtCTGCAAATTACACATTGTATGTAAACTACACCAGAATAGATTTGTGCGACATATTCGACTAAGAAGATATTAAAAGGGAGCGATCTTAGACTATCCTACAAACCAATTGAATCATCTCGAAAGAcaactataattaataatttaaataagtaCTTGTATTACTTTTTCGTTTGATCTATCTGTTATAGTTTGATTTGATACAAATTTTTcggagaaaaataatttttgaaagttatggtataaaatatgttatagacatatgtgtgtgttgtgtgtgaGATTTGTTTTTATTAGTAGGGACGGACTCTATGTCCTACATCACGTTCAGCTAACCTCaatattttcaactccaaacttatttttatgtgtaaacATTTAGTTATATTATAACAATTAATAGATATTAACGcataactttaaaaatataaagatttgaATATAAAACCATAATATAAAGCATAAGATTGAAATATAAGTATACAACaaatttgtttgtttaaatCTTTAACATTTTCACTATCGATTGGTAGATTGAGAGTTCGAGTTATGTCAAAAGGTAAATGTAAACGCTATTGATTCACCGAGGGTGTACTCAGCTAAAGTACAAAAAGCAAGGAAGGACCACTGAAGGATGTGATTCAGCGACTGAGGttgtttatttcttaattaGAAATTTCGATTTCAAGTTCTAAATATAAAAGTATTCTTGATAGAGTGTGCTACCGCCGAATAATCCCTATATTGTAGAAAACTAAACTAATCGAACTTCGACTTGAACATCgaataaaaaacttaataagTGAGTATATAGCACGCGCCAACAATAAGCAGCGTTAAAGCAAAACAATTTgcaaaagagaagagaaaagttaattgttgttttttctgCCAGcagtaatattatttataattagaattgaaaatacataggttaattttaaaagtaattcaaatacttcaaattttttaatttacatatttgtgacattatatatacatttttaaaaatgttatcaactgaaaaaataaacttgaaTATGTAAAATCTTTATGTCTAGATCTACACTAAAAATTACTAACTTAATAATGTTAGATTCTAACTTCTTTTTTGTTCGTGGAGTTCTGATTATTTTACTAGatatttctagaaaaaaaaatttattttatatattataaagttTAAACTCTTTATATTCTTTTCGAGACGATTCAGTCATTaaatcatatgatacaaatTTGAGTTTAGTATTTAGGAGTGTGACTTAGCGAACAATGACGTAATTGAAATCACGAGGTCATTGTTGATGATATGAGGTGATTGATATTTCGTGATATTAGTCGTGAAAACTGATACAAACACCGGAATAGTCAAATAAAAAGTTAACGTACGAGGTCATTGTTAGTGGTCGGCGCTGATGGATATTTCGTAAAAAATAATCGAGATACGTGAAAACTGATACGGAATATGAGGTGATTAATATTTTGTGATATCAGTCGTGAAAACTGATACAAACACTAGgattatcaaataaaaagttaatGTACGAGGTGATTATTGGTGATGGGAGGTAACggatatttcataaaaaaatagtcGAGACACGTGAAAACTGACTCGGAATGTGACTACTTAGTATTTCCTTTAATATAAATTTGGACACCTCCACGCACAAAACGTTTCTCCATTGTCACTCTCAAGctcaaacttcttcttcttcttcttctctataTAAATCCATGGCCGGCCAAAGCTCCATTTGATTCCATTTTCCCATTTCTTCTTCTACTTTGCCCCCCACGCCGACGAACCCATATCGTCATTTTCAGCATCTATAAATGCCGATGTATGCAGTGACCCCTTAATGTGAAACCCTTTTTTTCTTGATTCATCTTCGTATTTGAGctgattgttgttgttttatgcTTTTTGGCTGAAGTTGAAACGAGGGTATACGGTAATTTCGAGATGTTTGACCTTAATCTTTGTTTTGAGGAAGATGCTATGGAAACTGTTACGACGTCAGGGAAGCTGAAGGAACTGTCATTTGGGCAAATTGAGAATTCCGGTACATCGAATTCATCTATTGTGAACGTGGAAACGTCTAGTACTGCCGGTGATGATGAGTTCATTTCGTGTTCCGATCAGCGTACTGATGGGTACGCATTTGAGATTCTAAGAGCTGATTATGAAGTGAATGGGTTTGTGACTAAGGAGTTGTTTCCGTTAACCGGTGGAGAATCGGCAGCGACGCCGTCGCAGCAGCAGCAGTGGTTGGATCTCTCGGGTAATTACGGTGGTGTTCCGATGGAGCAGAGGATCGTTATTGGTCCACCACAGCTGAGACAACAGGTGAAGAAGAGCCGAAGAGGACCCAGGTCCCGGAGTTCCCAATACCGTGGTGTCACATTCTATCGGAGAACTGGACGATGGGAATCTCACATCTGGTCAGTTTACTTCTTGCAAATTACTTTTCACCATAACTGTCGTGTTCGTGCTAGCCCAGTTTGCGTTCACCTCGACTAATAAGCAAGAAACTAtcttatttgtttgatttattatgCAGGGATTGTGGGAAACAAGTTTATTTAGGTAAGCAAAACTGTGCTTATTCTATACTTTGTTCATGAATTGTTTATTACTGGTAAAGCTTAATTTGGACATTTTTGTTATAGGGGGATTTGACACTGCACATGCTGCTGCTAGGTATGACATAGTAGTttatgttgctcggactttTCAAAACTGTCGTTGGGTGCACgtcggattctccaaaagtggTGTATTTTTGGAAATCCGACATGAGTGTGACATCGAAAGTGAAGAGTCTGCGTAACTTAGATAATAGTTAGAATGAGTTTTATTGTTCATCGAGAGTGAAGAGTTCACACCATTGTTAAATTTTCCTATTAATGTCAGGGCATATGATCGTGCTGCGATTAAATTTAGAGGACTTGATGCAGATATCAATTTCAATGTCAGTGATTATCATGATGATTTAAAGCAGGTATGTGGGATAGCTAGCTAATGAATGAACCACCCCTACTCTGAAATTCTTGAGTTAGGGAACTGATTTTGGTTGACTGTTTATGTTTTGTGAATGGTGTATAGATGGGGAACTTTTCAAAGGAAGAGTTTGTGCATATACTTCGACGACAGAGCACTGGTTTCTCTAGAGGAAGTTCGAAATACAGGGGAGTCACGTTGCACAAATGTGGACGATGGGAAGCTCGAATGGGGCAGTTTCTTGGAAAGAAGTGAGTAACTACTTGTCTGTATTATCGTATCGGTGATATAGCTGTTTAAACGCGTTCTATGTCATTATAGTGATTGTATGAAGTAGAGGGAATATTGTCTCATTGGATATATGCCTGCAGGTATATCTATCTTGGACTGTTTGACAGTGAGATAGAAGCTGCAAGGTCCAATGATCAAAACTTGACTCGCCTCTCCCTTTTATGTTATGACATTAACGCTTTCAACATTGACTGGAATTGGTCTTTTGCTGTTGTTCAGGGCGTATGATAAGGCTGCAATAAAATGCAACGGAAGGGAAGCAGTCACTAATTTTGAGCTAAGCACATATGAAGGTGAATTAAGTACTGAGGCTGAAAATGGAGGTAGTATGTTTAGGCTTTCCCACATATTTGGAATCCATTGCGATTGTTGCTTCTTTTTAGTCTCGTATTTATCATGTTGAACGACATATTTTTCAATCCGTATGCAGGTGCAGACCATAATCTTGATCTGAACTTGGGAATAGCCCCCTCTGTATTAGCTGATGACCAGGGTGGCAACACCTGCCAAATGGTGAACTATGTAGTCCAGTGTGCCTCAAATGGTTTGCCTGGATATACAGGAGCCATGGTAATTTCGAGTCAATGATTTTCGTTCAGATTATTTCGATTCATTTACTTATGAGATGTCTGACAAAGGAAGATTGGTTATTTACTTAGTTATACATCTTTTTGCAGAACATTCCTACAACCACAATGGGAGGTAAACTGCTTCACGGCCATCAACTGCTGACTGATCGCCCTCTACTCTGGAATGGAGTGAACACCAGTATCTTTCCCACATTGAAGGTATATTCTTTGTCAAACTTACTTGAACCATTTTGACTTATTATCGAGTTGTAATTGTAGCATCCATTGCCGAGTAGAAGTCCTAGTTACATGGTGCTTATTTTGGTTTGATAGGAAACCGAAAATATATACTGTTCCTTCGCTAACTAGATAGGAAGCTAGTTATATCTCTATCTCACCTTGTTTCTATATTGACATAAACCACATCATCTTCAGTTATCATTCATAACTTCGTTAGAATTTTCTCAAGCGTATATATTGTCCAAGAGCTTTAAGAAGACAAATTCGTTGCTGTCGTATGTAAATACTATTTCTTACTAGCTGAAAATTAAGAAGTGTGAGCATTTGATCTTGAGACGATGAATGCTCGTGCAGGGAACAGCATTAGGGAAGGGTATAGAAGTTGATTCTTCACCAAATTGGACGCGGCAAGACCAACATCCTTATGGCGGGAGTCCTTCAGTGCCACTCTTCTCTACTGCAGCATCATCAGGATTCGCTAATTCAACTACAGCTGCTGCTCAGCTACCCCGCTTTTCCACTGGGAAATTACCTTACCAGCATTCACCATCACTTGCCAATATGAACTTTGCGCATTATTACTGCAAGAGCTGAAGCGTAGTTAGCTATTAGATCAAAATTACCTACGCGATATCTTTTCTGGATATTGAATTCTAGTTTCCTTCCTTAGGAATTAGCCAGTATGAAACTTGATAAATTTGCTGTACAAAAAGTTTCAGAACAGCATCTTTTACATTGTTTCAACAATTATTGAGAATATTCATTTGTAGCTTCTTGCTCAATCATGTTCTTTCATATTCTGCTTCTAATGGAGGCATTGATTCTGTTCATGGTGTTTGCAAAGATTTGAGTACATTGAGGAATTTGAATCTCCACTATTTTGCTGAAGATTTATCGAAAACAGTCTTTTTACCTCCTCTGAGGAAGGAGTAAGGTTTTATTACACCCTATTCTCCTAGAACCACACTTTGTGGGAATACATTGAGTATGTTGTTGCACATTTGACACAAGTTCTCGACATAATCAAGGAATGTGCAAGGCCTTTTGCTCATTTAACTATTCGTACGAGATAATGCATTTAATATGCGTCTTAAAATAACACGATGAAAGTGAAATTAAGGAGCGAGCAATATACTACTACATGAGCAAGAAGTACACACCATACGAAATCCTCTATACTCCTTGCACATGTTGTGCCTTGACTTGGGTAGCATAGAAGTTTAAGGTACCCACCTCTCAACATGCACCACTTACCTTATCTCGAGAATGGAtcctttgaaatatatttttcagaGATCTATGTCTATCAAAAAATTAGAAGGTTAGATATTTTTGTGTGTATGGACCTACAAGGCTAAATAAATTGAGTGGGAATCAATATTATTGCATATAATAcaacatggaatagtgaaaatTTTGTCTTGTTGCTTTAGGTTATGATGAACAAGTACTACTCTATCCTAGGCTTTGCTATTAGTAAAAATCAAAGAGTAGTACTTAAACATAGTAATACTAGTGGTGAAAATAAGTTTGTCCGCATTTGTACAACAATGAtaacatattcagtataatcTCACGAGTGAAGTTTAAGGAGAACGATGTGTACGCAACCTTACTCTTGCCGTGTGAGTAAAGATAGAGAAACtgtttttaatagtttttatcGGAATTTGTATTATGCACAGAAAAAAACTGACAAAAACCTACTCTTTTTGTACTACTTGCCTTCTTGCTTGActaattatttgatttatggAAAGTGACTCTATGCCAACCTTAAGAGCCAAGATTTTTGTATTGGTAAagattattttagtatttttctaCCTCAAAAAGATCAACATAGAATTTTGAGAATAACTTATTCaatgtttttatatgtatttattagtttttatttgtaaaattaaatctttttcttttaaaaaatgaaaaataaattatttcctaGACAAATATAAGTACTCAAACTTATCCTATACaactttcaattatatataatgttaatatgCTTTTATAGTCAAGTGcattatttgatatataatgtaattagccacaaatttaaaatttaaacattatGAATTCAAATCGATATTCTACCACGTTCGATAATATactatttttactaattattttataattttttataatacatatgaaaaaaaataaattgaaccaAATAGGTTAGAATGTAAACAATTAATCATATCATTGTATCCTCTCATAGAgatagatataaaatttaaatattatatactattataactaatcaatacatatatatttaagatctttaaattgtatataacaATATCTCACTCGTAAATTCTGCTTTAtacattttttctaaatatataaaatttgaactaaaaTTATTGCGTTAATGCATCTATATACCACACATGTGCTagtcaatttatattttaatgtttttaaatgaagtatatttGAAGCAAAACTCAATATAGAATAGTACTAGTTGTAGTAGTAATTAAAAAGTTTCATAggattaaaaagttttaaagtaCAAGTAGCATCAATCCATCGATACGATCGAGTCGTTCGGTATGAAATAtaagatataataattttatagatAAATTGTAAAACAAAAGGTATGTGACGATAGTCGGATGATTTTAGCATGTGTATTTATATCTTATCCGTACAGATACggttacaaaaatattatatatgcgTGAATgtgatttatatgtatatggATAAAGTATATTTCGctacagaaaaaataatataatgtatttCACTAAATCGAAATTGTATAAATCCGAATTGTGAGTGTTTCATTATTCTGTTATGAATCATAATTAGGTAAATTTTCACAAATCTAGACGCAAATAACACTATTTGTAAAATTTTccgaaattttaaaaataaaaaataaaataaatttaggcTACTTATTTAAGTTTTTACACGCAATCAAGAAGTGAAAACAGGCGCGTGGGCTAGTAAAGGTTAAAAAGGTAATTTGACAGGAAGAAAAGTTTTGTAGTAACCAAAAATGGAAAGCCCATGAATTCACATTATACCTTAATGGGCCCAGCCCAAAATAAACACCAATTTAAGGTCCTGTCATATCactactttatttttttctgaaaaaaaatcagactttttttttaattttatttttataaattcttaacataaaacatgaaaagtctctttattattttctttcccCACAccaacaaccaaaaaaaaaaatgtaattctACGAGTAAAAATCTAA
The nucleotide sequence above comes from Solanum pennellii chromosome 9, SPENNV200. Encoded proteins:
- the LOC107029486 gene encoding ethylene-responsive transcription factor RAP2-7-like, giving the protein MFDLNLCFEEDAMETVTTSGKLKELSFGQIENSGTSNSSIVNVETSSTAGDDEFISCSDQRTDGYAFEILRADYEVNGFVTKELFPLTGGESAATPSQQQQWLDLSGNYGGVPMEQRIVIGPPQLRQQVKKSRRGPRSRSSQYRGVTFYRRTGRWESHIWDCGKQVYLGGFDTAHAAARAYDRAAIKFRGLDADINFNVSDYHDDLKQMGNFSKEEFVHILRRQSTGFSRGSSKYRGVTLHKCGRWEARMGQFLGKKAYDKAAIKCNGREAVTNFELSTYEGELSTEAENGGADHNLDLNLGIAPSVLADDQGGNTCQMVNYVVQCASNGLPGYTGAMNIPTTTMGGKLLHGHQLLTDRPLLWNGVNTSIFPTLKGTALGKGIEVDSSPNWTRQDQHPYGGSPSVPLFSTAASSGFANSTTAAAQLPRFSTGKLPYQHSPSLANMNFAHYYCKS